Sequence from the Scomber scombrus chromosome 1, fScoSco1.1, whole genome shotgun sequence genome:
AGAAATGTTAGCCCATTGTGGGAAATAAACATCTGTTTAAACAAAGAAGTGTcaagcaataaaacatttactgttactgtaacgTCATCTACACCTAACGTGAGAACAGCAACTTTTCAAGCTAACGTTACAATAGTCAAAATAAGAGATTGAGGTCTGTTTTATCACTGAGTAATTGTATATAATATTGACTTAAGAAATCGACCCTGGAAGTcattacctgtttttttttttttttcttttatcagctAGCTTTCTGTTTACCGAGTTAGCTCGCTGCTGTCATATTTCGCCattgttcttcttctcttgtaAACAGTGTGAATGGAAGTAGCGTCAGGTGCTCCTTTAGCGAACAGCGCTCAAAGATGCATAGCGGTCGGAGCTGGTGTTACACTTAAGAAACGATGGCGGATTACGAGCACAACAGAAGGGGCTGCACCGACGACGGAGGTGATATTTGTGCTATTTTAACGACTAAAATATGCTTGAGAACGAAGATGTGTTTAGCGTTAGCTTTATGTGCTGCTTATGTATTACAACAGGGCGCAGAGGAAATGTTCGCAAAATGATACTGAGCTAACTTAATGTTAGCTATGTATCGCTAGCTAATGCTATTGCGAAGTAACTAACATTTGACTTAACATTGTATAAATTATGCAGATATGGGAAAGAGACTGGCTTTAACTGCTGGGCTTAAAGTGGTTGCTAAATTAGCCAGCTGATACAGTAAAGACTTACTTGCAGCAGACAGTCTACTTGTTAGTGTAGCTAGTTTGCGAGCAGCGTTAGCCCACGTTAACTTGAGCTAGTTAGCTGATGTCAACACCATATGAATGAGTAGCAATCTCACCCTGCGTACAGTACTTATAATTAAACCTAAACTCTGACATTTAGGACGTTTCTGAACGCAGAGTTCCCAGGTGGACtaatatatctttaaatgtgtatgtggaACTTGCGTTACATTTAGTTCATTGGCGGCTAGAAACGTAGAAACACAGGTAAAGGTGATAGCTTTATTATTTCTCAGTTCCCAGAAAACAGTTGTTCACCTTGGTGAGTTGTCTTGCCTCAAGCAGGGCCgcaggaggagggaggcagagTGAAAACTAAGCCTGTCTCTTGTAGCACTGTGGGAGGAGGAGCGACCGCAGTCAAACGCACATCCCAGCATCTCTCGTCTGAAGATGAGGACGAGTCCTCATCAGACCCTCCAGCACCCTCCAAAGTTTCCAAAATAGGCTTTGCCATGAGCAGTCAGATCGGGAAGAAGGGCAACCCCATATCTATTAAGCTTGGAGCAACAGTGAGTGCCATGTCTATTACCTAATGTTtacataaatttaaaaaaaccccaattgcaagtgatttaattttaaagtcCGTTGACAcaattaattatttagtcatctattaagtaaaacatttgaatacattacatacatacatttgctggttccatttctcaaatgtgaggcaGCTTTTCTCACTGTAACTTTAATGCCGTTCTGTATGTTGTGGGTTTTGCtcttgcttaaaaaaaaaactatccaaAATCATCACTATATTGTCCTGGAACatattatgttcattttatgtttttaacattttatactCAAATGATTTGAGGTAATATCATTCAGTAGAGGAACCAAAATGAAAATGGCTATTAGTTGCATCCCTGTAGTGCCTAGTTATAAACACTCTAGTAAGCAGTGTCAACAAACTGTGATGCTGGCaggttttgttggttttattgtaGTTTCCCTAAATCTTGTGTCCATAACCTGCCCTAGAAACCCAAAGAGCCTGCACCAGCAGTTCCTCCAAAAAAGCCAGGGATGGCGTCTGTCTTtaatgaggatgatgatgtaagtacacacacacacacacacacacacacacacacacacacacacacacacacacacacacacacacacacacacacacacacacactcaaagttGTACAATTGCATAAACCAAAAACATACAGACTAATCGTAACTTTCTTTTGCTGTGCAGAGTGAACCTGAGGAAATGCCTCCTGAGGCaaagatgaggatgaagaaCATTGGCAGGTATATAAACatcaaaaaatgtatctttctgaaataatttctagatgtcacattttatcatattttaataaCTAAATGGTTTAGTTATCTCTATCATCTGACCTGTTTTTACTTGAGTTTGAAGAAAGTATTTTTGACATCTTTTCAGGGAGACACCAACATCTGCGGGACCTAATTCCTTCAACAAGGGCAAGCAGGGCTTCTCTGATCATCAAAAACTTTGGGAGAGGAAGTTGAAGGCCCAAGCAGACAAATTGTAAATTAATATCATAGTTTTTGTCACTAATGGATAATTTTGTATAGGTTAAACCATGACAGAGATACCTATGAAGGCTCAAATGATTCCTCACTGTAGCCTTAGTTTTGACAACTTCCCAGCTTTGTGGTCATTTGATGAAGAATATTTTAAGCCTTCTGTGATTCTCCGTGACAGAACTCATGTTTACTTGTCTAACCACTACCGACTGAGAGGTACCAGAATGTCAAGCCTCTGTGATTAGAGTTGCAGAGTGGGGTAATggagagatgggacaaacaaaTTAGCCAGAATAttgtttaaactgtaaaatttgCAACAGGTGGTTTATGCTGGCTAATACGAAACCCTTGCATCTTAGAGCTCCCACGCCCctgtttttgtcatgtttgttcCTATTTGAAGCTGGTTAGGTGTGGCCCTGGGCAAGCTTATCtaattgtgtaaaaatgtacatagaagtgtgatattttatttttaaattcacagATGTGTGTCATGTTATTTTGTGcgtgttgctttttttctttcatttagttTCTCAGCGTCAATGTGCAACCTTATGTTTTCACCAGTTGTGCCACCTCATAGATAGTCTctggtttgttttattattgtgtcaGTATGCAACACTGTATTTCTTCCTGCTTCACTGAATCTTGCAAACAGACATAgctgtgttttcatgttcaCAACAGAAAGACTGATATGTTTTAGTGTGAAAACCAGAATCGTACATAGCTATCAGAATCAACCTGGTTGTGGTATCAGTACTTATTATGATTTCTGGATGATTAAATTATAGGTTAGCAACCTATTTTAACATACACACTTGAAGAATATAGTCCCGTTTTCTTTATCCAAGATAACTGGGGCAGATATATGTGGAAATGCAGTGACTTTTCCTGCCTGAAACTCTTTGGAAAATCTCATCAAAATAATTTCCTCTGTGGGTTACCTAACTGTTGTGCAGATTTCCCCAAatgaaatatatcaatatccaCTACAATACTCTGTTTTCTTGGACAGAACTCTGTTGAATACATACCTAATATCCAGTCAAATAAAAGATTTTGGATATGTATTGTGTCAAATGTTAACTCCTGATGTTTGCTCTAACAGAATACATTAACTACACCTCACAAcatgattttcatttaaactgataCACAAACAGCTATGAAGGGTGAATTCTGAAGTGTAAAGAGCTCTTCATCTTTTATCTTACATTTTGTTGCATGATGCCGAAGTAAAAGTATGCTCACATCCTGCAGCCATCAGACCTGGAGGATTAGAGGCTACGTGAAGGCCACTGCTGTGGGTCAGAGGTAATGATGAGAAGACTGAGGTAACTGCGGCTTCTGTAGCTTCAAATGCAGCTACTTCATCGTGCTGTCTGTGACTGCTTTTACcaagaaaaaatataatcacagatataaatcaaatgaatacatttgcaaaCAGCAGTGTTACAACCCAGCTGACTAGGGGAAAGggaaataaattataataataccaCATAACAGAGGAAGAGAATTACCCAAAGAAAAAGGGATGGTGGGTCCTAAACTGGAGCTAAAGATCTATctgaaacaatgaaaataaatgttaactaGCTACACCTAACAATAAGCCACTTGACTGACAGGCTGGCCAAATACTTTTAACCTCAGCCCGTTGAGTGTGGACCCTGGATTGGAGCACTGAGCCAGGAACATGCCGCACCAATCAGGATAATTGCTGTGGGAAACCACCAGGACCAACGGGTCACATGGGGGAGGAAACACTGGAAAAgaacaaatacatacatgcacacacataggcacacaTGCAGGGCCGTAACAatcaaccctgcagctccacATGCTGCCTCAAAGTTCTTTAGTAGATGATAGACCTGGACTGCACTAATTTCAGACGAAGAGAGACAGAACTAAAGAAATCTGGATTCACTGAACATGCAGCTGTTATCAgaacacagaaaacagaccAGATTAGGGGTTAGGGTGTAAGCATgagggaaattaaattaaattaacatatttcagtttaaaaGGTCAATAACTTTGCTaaatgtgcatatatatatatatatatatatatatatatatatatatatatatatagagatacCAAATCCAGCATTCCACAAATCAGTGGGTGATGTCACATTAACTATGTCGATAGTTTTTTACGGTCTATGAGCTGAACCCTTCTCAAAACACCTGTGGCCAAAACACACCAGCCCTATTCAAAAGAATGGGAGGACTGGTGTTTTCGCCATACTATCTGATTTGGTCTAGCCTCAACTCTGTTATTGTGCAGCGCCTTCCTCAGTGATCTCAAGAAGTTGCTGGTTGCTCTTGCAGGCTTGCCTAAGGTCCAGTTCAGACTAGGTAGCACCTTCAAGGCCCTGTGGACCACTGAGGGCAGCGGTGGGTCTGGCTGGATGAGGGATGTCGTGGTTCTACTGGTCCATATTAGCAGGAGTTTGGGGGCAGAATTTTGCAGCAAAGCCTAAAGATGTGGAACAAATATTAAACTGTTAATGAGTTGTATTTCTAGTGAACTATAAAAGCAGtagttaaattattttttacatttcaaactgatttgtcatgaaagaaaaatgtaacttcTCAGAACCTACAAGTTGCACTGAAACAGAGGACACTAGTGGTTTTGCATCTAAGGTTTCAGTTACTTTCAGTTACTTCGGTTTATATTCACATACTTGCAAAACAGATGACAtgcccatcagcctcagctttaCTTTGTGCTTAGTTCTAGCAAATGTTAACATGcaaacatgctaaactaagatggtacACTAAGATGATGTACGTGTGATAAACATGAACATGCTCTTGTGGTAATTTGTGACCACAGTAACACGCTGATGTGAACTTTTAGCTCAGAGCATACCCTTACAGAACCGGAAGCATGGCTGTGTGTCTTACACAACAACTCTGATTGAAAAGTAACAGTCACTACCCTGCACTTATGTAGGCCTACCTGGACTCCTGATGCCAGTACAAACACAGCATCATTGTTGGAGAGGTAGTCATCTGATAGGAGACAGATAAGCATTTTGCTTCTCTGTATTGCATGGACCACATCATTTGTATATGCtacaacacaaaaatgaaactatCAGAAACCTTTGCAGTcaactcacatacacacatg
This genomic interval carries:
- the LOC133984813 gene encoding PEST proteolytic signal-containing nuclear protein-like yields the protein MADYEHNRRGCTDDGGPQEEGGRVKTKPVSCSTVGGGATAVKRTSQHLSSEDEDESSSDPPAPSKVSKIGFAMSSQIGKKGNPISIKLGATKPKEPAPAVPPKKPGMASVFNEDDDSEPEEMPPEAKMRMKNIGRETPTSAGPNSFNKGKQGFSDHQKLWERKLKAQADKL